The Arachis ipaensis cultivar K30076 chromosome B10, Araip1.1, whole genome shotgun sequence DNA window AAACCCTattgtttctttttctctttctaatAACTTTATCATTATCTTTTTGTTGATCAGCTTCATATACCACAAGGAAAACAATGAATGAATCATCAAAGGAAGAAAAATaggaaatatttaaaaataataataaagggacattatattaattatttttataagcAANNNgtatatattttatataaatcgaaaatttttgaaataaaataaaatttaaagtatttttaaaatttttaataaattttaaaaaacaaaaattatactttatctaaaaataaataaattaattaaaattaaagttagaaCCTTGAAATTGATGAGGAGGagttggtggtggttgttgtgtgACTGGAATGATGTGAATTTTGAAGGAATGGGGGTTGACTTGAGTCATCATTTCAAAGACACAAACATCACCAACTTGtagcttattttccttgcaaaaTTTGTTCCAACCACCATGGATTGTAGTTCGTTTTCTAATATtagaaaaattgtaattaatggACCAATTCGAGTCTTCATCGTCACTAACCCAAATCGTGCCACTTCCTTTTAATCCATTTAAGTATTGTCTGGAAAATGAAGATGGTATATGCTGTGTGTTCCAAATGCAATTCACTCGTTAATCAATTATTACGTATAAAAAACATATTtagtattttataaaatttttattatgtaacTGTGAACTNNNNNNNNNNNNNNNNNNNNNNNNNNNNNNNNNNNNNNNNNNNNAACCCTATTGTTTataatatttatcattttaattatttacataatgattttaaaaattctaaattagttGACAACAAAGAATAAGATTACTTACTAAAATATGGCTTAGCTTCTATACTATGTACACcaattaaaaatataacaatatcaatttaaaaattgaaactactacaaattgaaaatataattcacaaaaaatataacaaaaaaaacatatttttactAATAGAAAATAGagtctaaaaaatataaaatcaagttaattattgactttttattttttattttttaattaccaCCAGATTAGCATTGCCATGAACATATGAAGGCTTCAGaacaagaaaaaaagaaggaTTTTTCAGCTTTGTAGATAAGGCTTCAGCCATCTCTATTTTCTCCCTAACATTATTGAGCATGCTTTTTCTAATTCctgaaaaaaaaatatgataaaatataAGTTATTGAGGTAGAGAAATCTAATATTAACatggtaaataaataaaaaaaaaacttttgatAGATATTCATTAAAAGgcacattattttttttaatcaaacctaatgctttgtcttttgaattttTTCAACTTGATTTCAAATATGAGCTGatgaataacaaaataaaaatagttgAAGTTATTAGGTTTTGATTATTACCTGCTTTGTTGGTTCTCTTCTTTGCCTTTGGTTCCCTTTGAACATGATCATCAACAACAATATAATCATGATTATTTTCATGAACTCCACAATCTGAATGGTAGTTTATTTGTGAAGCACTCTTATCATATACTTTGAGTTCAAAGCATGATCTTTCTTTGTATTCAAATGTTAACAAAAATTCATATTCCAAGTGACATAATTTCACAACTTCATCCCAACCATTTTGCAAccaaatttcattttttttcctctGACTCCAATATACTTCTTCTTCCCTATTATTTGGTAGCTTTAGTATTATAGGATTTGATATCCCTTCCCAATATTTTCTCACAAAACTCTTGGGAatcatc harbors:
- the LOC110267705 gene encoding B3 domain-containing transcription factor VRN1-like; the encoded protein is MSMHSSSPGFFKILVHNKFKKELMIPKSFVRKYWEGISNPIILKLPNNREEEVYWSQRKKNEIWLQNGWDEVVKLCHLEYEFLLTFEYKERSCFELKVYDKSASQINYHSDCGVHENNHDYIVVDDHVQREPKAKKRTNKAGIRKSMLNNVREKIEMAEALSTKLKNPSFFLVLKPSYVHGNANLVHIPSSFSRQYLNGLKGSGTIWVSDDEDSNWSINYNFSNIRKRTTIHGGWNKFCKENKLQVGDVCVFEMMTQVNPHSFKIHIIPVTQQPPPTPPHQFQADQQKDNDKVIRKRKRNNRVSGRSPQCHVLQKSESPNRQSYNKFELRISKSKLKQFTSSVFVPIPKKFIRRNEICLGKNVTLKYGQESWIVKVVNGGSFSKGWIQFATECKLVVGDICRFKLSDRKNLVFHVSIFKEHRS